One Salvelinus namaycush isolate Seneca chromosome 4, SaNama_1.0, whole genome shotgun sequence genomic window carries:
- the dnajb12a gene encoding dnaJ homolog subfamily B member 12a, with the protein MESNKDEAERCIKISISALSNNQPDKAKRFLEKAQRLFPTDQAKSLLESIEQNRKPPDEEERPMNGDGSGVRQRSHGDEATDSAKPYTSDQLDAVKKIKSCKDYYEILGVEKDAGEEDLKKSYRKLALKFHPDKNHAPGATEAFKAIGNAYAVLSNTEKRSQYDQYGEERAHPTRQQHRHQRHDFEADISPEDLFNMFFGGGFPSRNVHVYRNGGMHFGHQHRAGPERREQRDGGFALFVQLMPILILIFVSALSQMMVTPPPYSLSHRSGAGHINRRQTQTLKVSYYVGASFTKEYSGKDLRNVERSVEEDYISNLRNNCWKEKQQKEGLLYRARYFGDSDLYQRAQRMGTPSCSRLSEIQIMLHG; encoded by the exons ATGGAATCAAACAAGGACGAAGCTGAACGGTGTATAAAGATTTCTATAAGTGCGCTCAGTAATAACCAACCAGACAAAGCTAAGAGGTTTCTAGAAAAGGCACAGCGTTTGTTTCCAACCGATCAGGCCAAAA GTTTACTAGAGTCCATCGAACAGAATAGGAAACCACCGGATGAAGAAGAGAGGCCTATGAATGGGGATGGTTCTGGAGTGAGACAACGTAGCCATGGAGACGAAGCCACAGACTCAGCCAAACCATACACATCAGATCAGCTGGATGCTGTTAAAAA AATAAAGAGTTGTAAAGACTACTATGAGATTCTGGGAGTTGAAAAGGACGCCGGGGAGGAGGACCTGAAGAAGTCCTACAGGAAACTGGCCCTGAAATTCCACCCTGATAAAAACCATGCTCCAGGAGCCACAGAGGCATTTAAAG CCATTGGCAATGCATACGCTGTACTCAGTAACACAGAGAAGCGGAGCCAGTATGACCAGTATGGTGAGGAGAGAGCTCACCCTACGAGACAACAGCACAGGCACCAGCGCCATGACTTCGAAGCCGACATCTCGCCCGAGGACCTCTTCAACATGTTCTTTGGAGGAGGTTTCCCATCAC GTAATGTACATGTTTACAGAAACGGGGGAATGCACTTTGGCCATCAGCATAGAGCAGGACCAGAGAGGCGAGAACAGCGGGAT GGAGGTTTTGCCCTGTTTGTCCAGCTGATGCCCATCCTCATCCTAATCTTCGTCTCCGCCCTCAGCCAGATGATGGTGACCCCTCCCCCCTACAGCCTTAGCCACCGCTC AGGTGCGGGCCACATCAACCGGAGGCAGACACAGACCCTGAAGGTGTCTTACTACGTAGGAGCTAGCTTCACCAAGGAGTACTCTGGAAAAGACCTAAGGAATGTGGAGAGGAGCGTGGAGGAAGACTACATCTCCAACCTCCGGAACAACTGCTGGAAGGAGAAGCAACAGA AGGAAGGCTTGCTGTACCGTGCTCGTTATTTCGGAGACTCTGACTTGTACCAAAGGGCTCAGCGGATGGGTACGCCTAGCTGCTCACGACTGTCGGAGATTCAGATCATGCTACATggataa